The Zonotrichia albicollis isolate bZonAlb1 chromosome 9, bZonAlb1.hap1, whole genome shotgun sequence genome has a window encoding:
- the LOC141730251 gene encoding serine/threonine-protein kinase pim-1-like, which produces MLAGTAQEALQERYRLGSLLGRGGFGRVFAATRLSDGAPVAIKRVPRNRVRHWGELPDGTSAPLEIVLLAKVSTGFPGVVQLLEWLELPNCIVMVLERPEQCQDLQRFIGARRFLPEEEVRELFRQVLEAVRHCTSCGVLHRDIKPENILVDLDTGQAKLIDFGCGTYLQDTVYTHFAGTLSYSPPEWKDFGWYHGEAATIWSLGILLHQMVCGEHPFRRGRNLSWGQLPLPQRLSQG; this is translated from the exons ggacggcgcaggaggccctgcaggagcggtaccggctgggatcgctgctggggcgcggcGGCTTCGGCAGAGTCTTCGCGGCCACGAGGCTCTCGGACGGCGCCCCG gtggccatcaaaaGGGTGCCACGGAACCGCGTCCGGCACTGGggcgagctg cccgacggcaccagcgcacccctggagatcgtgctgctggccaaggtgtccactggcttccccggtgtggtccagctgctggagtggctcGAGCTCCCCAACTGCATCGTGATGGTGCTGGAGCggccagagcagtgtcaggaccTGCAGCGTTTCATTGGGGCACGGCGGTTCCTGCCCGAGGAGGAGGTGCGGGAGCTGTtccgccaggtgctggaggccgtgcggcactgcaccagctgcggggtcctgcacagggacatcaaGCCAGAGAACATCCTGGTTGACCTGGACACCGGGCAGGCCAAACTGATTGactttggctgtggcacctacctgcaggacacagtctACACTCACTTTGCAG GAACACTGTCCTACAGCCCCCCGGAATGGAAAGACTTTGGCTGGTACCATGGCGAGGCAGCAACAATctggtccctgggcatcctgctgcaccagatggtctgcggggagcaccctttcaggaggggccggaacctcagctggggccagctcccgctgccacaaaggctctctcaag Ggtga